A portion of the Cydia strobilella chromosome 5, ilCydStro3.1, whole genome shotgun sequence genome contains these proteins:
- the LOC134741501 gene encoding cysteine--tRNA ligase, cytoplasmic isoform X2, with translation MSKRSQPIWSRPLKNEERPVLRLYNSLSRQKEVFVCSNGNRVNWYTCGPTVYDASHMGHARSYISFDILRRVMSNYFGLDILYVMNITDIDDKIIKRARQNHLYEKYAKEERDLSKTIDDATTVVNYYENIVKTTGDPDKKIAMQKMLDSVATAVQDLKLAVECKKDDKISEAKNALLTSAKDPISEWLDSQFGSTVTDNAIFTTLPRYWENEFHKDMKALNVLPPDVLTRVSEYVPQIVKFIEKIIENGLAYESKGSVYFNVSEFECKKHHHYARLVPEAYGDTNSLQEGEGDLSADSSEKRSVNDFALWKRSKAGEPSWPSPWGPGRPGWHIECSAMAADVLGDTLDVHTGGVDLKFPHHDNELAQSEAYFDKPGWVNYFLHTGHLTIAGCKMSKSLKNFVTIGEALRRHSARQLRLAFLLHGWKDTLDYSNNTMEMAIQTEKMFNEFFLTVKDAMRAGYDEGCGGSWRAEERELAAKLQATKEQVHAALCDNIDTRGALDALRSLVAASHVFLRRAAPRAAPLLAAAARYVTDVLHVFGAVEGPRGGIGFPVGDGDNVRLEEVVMPYLEALSTFRARVRDAARAVKATDVLALCDQLRDVDLPELGVRLEDKPDRTVVKLVSKEELMREKEEKKRVEAEKLKKKQELAEAQRLKDEQRKVPPGDMFRKEADKYSQFDDKGLPTHDHEGKELSKGLVKKLQKLQQAQEKKYNEYLTSLNATSG, from the exons ATGTCTAAAAGAAGTCAGCCTATTTGGTCACGGCCGTTAAAAAATGAAGAAAGGCCAGTGTTACGGTTATACAACAGTTTATCGCGGCAAAAGGAGGTATTCGTATGCTCCAATGGCAACAGGGTCAACTGGTACACCTGTGGGCCCACTGTCTACGATGCCTCCCACATGGGGCATGCCAG ATCATATATATCGTTTGACATTCTCAGACGAGTAATGTCTAATTATTTTGGACTGGACATTCTGTATGTGATGAACATTACAGACATTGATGACAAAATCATCAAAAGGGCAAGACAGAACCATTTATATGAAAAGTATGCAAAAGAAGAGAGAGATTTGAGTAAAACAATAGATGATGCAACTACAGTTGTGAATTACTATGAGAACATTGTCAAAACTACTGGCGACCCAGATAAAAAGATTGCCATGCAAAAAATGTTAGACAG TGTAGCAACTGCAGTTCAGGATCTCAAGTTAGCAGTAGAATGTAAAAAAGATGACAAGATCTCTGAAGCAAAGAATGCATTGCTAACATCAGCAAAAGACCCAATATCAGAGTGGTTAGATAGCCAGTTTGGTAGCACAGTCACAGATAATGCAATATTCACCACGTTACCAAGATATTGGGAAAATGAGTTTCATAAAGATATGAAAGCTTTAAAT GTCCTACCCCCAGATGTATTAACAAGAGTTAGTGAATATGTACCACAGATTGTTAAGTTTATAGAGAAGATCATTGAAAATGGTCTAGCTTATGAATCAAAGGGCTCAGTGTATTTCAATGTGAGCGAGTTTGAGTGCAAGAAGCACCATCACTATGCCCGCCTGGTGCCTGAAGCGTATGGAGACACCAACTCGTTACAAGAAGGGGAAG GCGACCTCAGCGCCGACAGCTCGGAGAAGCGTTCCGTCAACGACTTCGCGCTGTGGAAGCGGAGTAAGGCGGGCGAGCCGTCGTGGCCGTCGCCGTGGGGGCCCGGCCGGCCCGGCTGGCACATCGAGTGCTCGGCCATGGCGGCCGACGTGCTCGGCGACACGCTCGACGTGCACACGGGCGGCGTCGACCTCAAGTTCCCACACCATGACAATGAGCTGGCTCAGAGTGAG GCATACTTCGATAAGCCTGGCTGGGTGAACTACTTCCTGCACACCGGTCACCTGACCATCGCGGGCTGCAAAATGTCCAAATCGCTGAAGAACTTCGTGACCATCGGCGAGGCGCTGCGCCGGCACAGCGCGCGCCAGCTGCGCCTCGCCTTCCTGCTGCACGGCTGGAAGGACACGCTCGACTACTCTAACAATACCATGGAGATGGCCATTCAAACTGAGAAGATGTTTAAT GAATTCTTCTTGACGGTGAAGGACGCGATGCGCGCAGGCTACGACGAGGGCTGCGGCGGCTCGTGGCGCGCCGAGGAGCGTGAGCTGGCCGCCAAGCTGCAGGCCACCAAGGAACAAGTCCACGCTGCCCTCTGCG ACAACATCGACACGCGCGGCGCGCTGGACGCGCTGCGCTCGCTGGTGGCGGCGAGCCACGTGttcctgcgccgcgccgcgccgcgcgccgcgccgctgctcgccgcggccgcgcgcTACGTCACCGACGTGCTGCACGTCTTCGGCGCGGTCGAAGGACCCCGAGGCGGCATCGGCTTCCCCGTCGGAGACGGCGATAACGTCCGT CTAGAGGAAGTGGTGATGCCATACCTAGAAGCGCTGAGCACATTCCGAGCGCGCGTTCGGGACGCAGCGCGAGCGGTCAAAGCCACCGATGTACTGGCGCTGTGCGACCAGCTGCGCGACGTCGACCTGCCCGAGCTGGGCGTGCGGCTCGAGGACAAGCCCG ACCGCACAGTGGTGAAGCTGGTTAGCAAAGAAGAACTGATGCGAGAGAAGGAAGAGAAGAAGCGAGTAGAAGCAGAGAAGTTAAAGAAGAAGCAAGAACTCGCCGAAGCGCAGCGGCTCAAGGACGAGCAGCGGAAGGTCCCGCCCGGGGACATGTTCCGCAAGGAGGCCGACAAGTACTCGCAGTTCGACGACAAG GGTCTCCCAACACACGATCACGAAGGTAAGGAGTTGAGCAAGGGACTCGTCAAAAAGCTGCAAAAGCTGCAACAAGCCCAGGAGAAGAAATACAACGAGTACTTAACCTCCCTCAACGCTACCAGTGGTTAG
- the LOC134741501 gene encoding cysteine--tRNA ligase, cytoplasmic isoform X1 gives MFLLRTMSKRSQPIWSRPLKNEERPVLRLYNSLSRQKEVFVCSNGNRVNWYTCGPTVYDASHMGHARSYISFDILRRVMSNYFGLDILYVMNITDIDDKIIKRARQNHLYEKYAKEERDLSKTIDDATTVVNYYENIVKTTGDPDKKIAMQKMLDSVATAVQDLKLAVECKKDDKISEAKNALLTSAKDPISEWLDSQFGSTVTDNAIFTTLPRYWENEFHKDMKALNVLPPDVLTRVSEYVPQIVKFIEKIIENGLAYESKGSVYFNVSEFECKKHHHYARLVPEAYGDTNSLQEGEGDLSADSSEKRSVNDFALWKRSKAGEPSWPSPWGPGRPGWHIECSAMAADVLGDTLDVHTGGVDLKFPHHDNELAQSEAYFDKPGWVNYFLHTGHLTIAGCKMSKSLKNFVTIGEALRRHSARQLRLAFLLHGWKDTLDYSNNTMEMAIQTEKMFNEFFLTVKDAMRAGYDEGCGGSWRAEERELAAKLQATKEQVHAALCDNIDTRGALDALRSLVAASHVFLRRAAPRAAPLLAAAARYVTDVLHVFGAVEGPRGGIGFPVGDGDNVRLEEVVMPYLEALSTFRARVRDAARAVKATDVLALCDQLRDVDLPELGVRLEDKPDRTVVKLVSKEELMREKEEKKRVEAEKLKKKQELAEAQRLKDEQRKVPPGDMFRKEADKYSQFDDKGLPTHDHEGKELSKGLVKKLQKLQQAQEKKYNEYLTSLNATSG, from the exons ATGTTCTTACTGAG AACAATGTCTAAAAGAAGTCAGCCTATTTGGTCACGGCCGTTAAAAAATGAAGAAAGGCCAGTGTTACGGTTATACAACAGTTTATCGCGGCAAAAGGAGGTATTCGTATGCTCCAATGGCAACAGGGTCAACTGGTACACCTGTGGGCCCACTGTCTACGATGCCTCCCACATGGGGCATGCCAG ATCATATATATCGTTTGACATTCTCAGACGAGTAATGTCTAATTATTTTGGACTGGACATTCTGTATGTGATGAACATTACAGACATTGATGACAAAATCATCAAAAGGGCAAGACAGAACCATTTATATGAAAAGTATGCAAAAGAAGAGAGAGATTTGAGTAAAACAATAGATGATGCAACTACAGTTGTGAATTACTATGAGAACATTGTCAAAACTACTGGCGACCCAGATAAAAAGATTGCCATGCAAAAAATGTTAGACAG TGTAGCAACTGCAGTTCAGGATCTCAAGTTAGCAGTAGAATGTAAAAAAGATGACAAGATCTCTGAAGCAAAGAATGCATTGCTAACATCAGCAAAAGACCCAATATCAGAGTGGTTAGATAGCCAGTTTGGTAGCACAGTCACAGATAATGCAATATTCACCACGTTACCAAGATATTGGGAAAATGAGTTTCATAAAGATATGAAAGCTTTAAAT GTCCTACCCCCAGATGTATTAACAAGAGTTAGTGAATATGTACCACAGATTGTTAAGTTTATAGAGAAGATCATTGAAAATGGTCTAGCTTATGAATCAAAGGGCTCAGTGTATTTCAATGTGAGCGAGTTTGAGTGCAAGAAGCACCATCACTATGCCCGCCTGGTGCCTGAAGCGTATGGAGACACCAACTCGTTACAAGAAGGGGAAG GCGACCTCAGCGCCGACAGCTCGGAGAAGCGTTCCGTCAACGACTTCGCGCTGTGGAAGCGGAGTAAGGCGGGCGAGCCGTCGTGGCCGTCGCCGTGGGGGCCCGGCCGGCCCGGCTGGCACATCGAGTGCTCGGCCATGGCGGCCGACGTGCTCGGCGACACGCTCGACGTGCACACGGGCGGCGTCGACCTCAAGTTCCCACACCATGACAATGAGCTGGCTCAGAGTGAG GCATACTTCGATAAGCCTGGCTGGGTGAACTACTTCCTGCACACCGGTCACCTGACCATCGCGGGCTGCAAAATGTCCAAATCGCTGAAGAACTTCGTGACCATCGGCGAGGCGCTGCGCCGGCACAGCGCGCGCCAGCTGCGCCTCGCCTTCCTGCTGCACGGCTGGAAGGACACGCTCGACTACTCTAACAATACCATGGAGATGGCCATTCAAACTGAGAAGATGTTTAAT GAATTCTTCTTGACGGTGAAGGACGCGATGCGCGCAGGCTACGACGAGGGCTGCGGCGGCTCGTGGCGCGCCGAGGAGCGTGAGCTGGCCGCCAAGCTGCAGGCCACCAAGGAACAAGTCCACGCTGCCCTCTGCG ACAACATCGACACGCGCGGCGCGCTGGACGCGCTGCGCTCGCTGGTGGCGGCGAGCCACGTGttcctgcgccgcgccgcgccgcgcgccgcgccgctgctcgccgcggccgcgcgcTACGTCACCGACGTGCTGCACGTCTTCGGCGCGGTCGAAGGACCCCGAGGCGGCATCGGCTTCCCCGTCGGAGACGGCGATAACGTCCGT CTAGAGGAAGTGGTGATGCCATACCTAGAAGCGCTGAGCACATTCCGAGCGCGCGTTCGGGACGCAGCGCGAGCGGTCAAAGCCACCGATGTACTGGCGCTGTGCGACCAGCTGCGCGACGTCGACCTGCCCGAGCTGGGCGTGCGGCTCGAGGACAAGCCCG ACCGCACAGTGGTGAAGCTGGTTAGCAAAGAAGAACTGATGCGAGAGAAGGAAGAGAAGAAGCGAGTAGAAGCAGAGAAGTTAAAGAAGAAGCAAGAACTCGCCGAAGCGCAGCGGCTCAAGGACGAGCAGCGGAAGGTCCCGCCCGGGGACATGTTCCGCAAGGAGGCCGACAAGTACTCGCAGTTCGACGACAAG GGTCTCCCAACACACGATCACGAAGGTAAGGAGTTGAGCAAGGGACTCGTCAAAAAGCTGCAAAAGCTGCAACAAGCCCAGGAGAAGAAATACAACGAGTACTTAACCTCCCTCAACGCTACCAGTGGTTAG